GATACCATTATCCACCACGATTCATCCACGCAGTACGACGACAATGATGACTACGCCGTCACCGCAGGCTTCACCGCCACACGGCCCCGCTTGGAGTCGAGTATCAAGCGGtcatccaagtttttgaaccTTTCCATCGATTCCAACATCAATAAAAAGGACTTTGACATGTTGGAATTAGTTGACCGTAAGAGTGGCCCAGTCCCCGAAAACACGCCATTCTTGGGTTCCATCaacgacaagttgaacttcgAATTTCACAAATCCACCCCTAAAACTGAGTTCCATTCCAACGAGTCCACTCCTGCATTTcccaacaagttcaaaagaCCTCACCAGTTGATCTCTAAGTCGCCGTCTCCTCACTTAAAGTTGAAATCGTCGCATACCagcttgaacaagaagccCAGTAATCACGACATCAACTCTAATAGAGTGTCGCCTATCTTGACCaatatcaagaacaactcgttgaacaagttgttcaatttgaagcCTTCCTCAGCAAAGCTCCGCAAAACAGAAAACTCCTCGCCCATCAAGTTCGAGTATTACAACGTCGAGGACTTGATGATAGACGACTCGGACCTGCCTTCCAAGAACCGCAAACCATCGAGCGGGTCAACTCATTCGCATCTTCAACAGCCCCACATCCAGATCTACCACGACGAGAACGTCTCTAGCATTCCACCCCAGTCCCATCTACAGCAACCGCCCGTGTATGCCACGGAGATGTTCGATGATAAGGAGAACGAGGAGAAAAAGTCGTATCAGTTTGTAAAACCGTTGCAAACGGCATTCAAGTCGACGGggttgatgaaaaagaGTTCTctcaccaacaacaccaacaagcTTCCACCTGAAACCCCCATCAAAAAGCATCCCATCATGCTCTTTAATGATAAACCCAGCTTTTATGACCATGAAAATAGCTCGGAGATCTCCATCGAGGTCGGTAGGAACCATGTGCATAACCTGAGCTacaacaactccaacgacTCGACCATCTCATTATTCAAAATTCAGGACGAGATTCGAAATAGCGTCAAACATGTCAACATCGAAGACGTCAACCACATGATTGATAATGAGATCTTGGAAACTCCAACCAAATCTGTTAAGAAGTCGCAAAGCATGCCTGCCAACTTCAGTCCCATGTCCCTATATCAGGATCCTTCGACCCCGACTGTCAAAAGGAAAACAAGCCAGTTGGTCCACAATCATACTGACGCTATTTCGAGGTCAGCAGCCAAGGAGGAGTTCAGTCCCGACGAATTACAGTTCAAGGCTCAGTTTGTAGACAAATCGACCATAGATGAacacttgaacaagaagtttggcAGCCACAACATCAAATACTTGAGTAAAGGAGAATTTTCCATTGCGTTTGAATGTAATTTTGATAATCAGAAGTTTGCTATCAAGAGATCTAAGAAGCCGATGATCGGCAAGTTGGAGGTGAAGAACATCGTGAGAGAAATCAACGCTTTGAGAGCATTGACATCTGTGAAGGATAACGAGTCGGtcaatttgaaagaacaagaagaaggtaaaGAATACCTAATGTACTTTATTGAAGCGTGGGAATTCAACAGCTACTATTACATCATGACTGAGTTCTGTGAAGGTGGAACgcttttcaactttcttcAGGACAACAAAAACTACAAGATTGATGAGTTTAGAGTATGGAAGATTTTGAttgagattttgaatgGGTTGAAGTTCATCCACATGAAGAATTATCTCcacttggatttgaagcCCGCCAAcattttcatcacctttgaaggttctttgaagattggtgattttgggttggccaccaagttgCCCATTCTTGAAAAGGACTTCGACTTGGAAGGAGACAGAAACTACATTGCTCCAGAGTTGATTAACGACAAGATTTATACCCCATTTGCAGACATATTTTCAGTTGGTTTGATTATCTTGGAGATTGCTACAAACATCGTATTGCCAGACAACGGGACTCCCTGGAGAAAGTTGAGATCAGGAGATTTGAGTGATGCTGGAAAGTTATCGAGTGACAATATCAGTGACTTCCTTCAGCACCGAAATTTTTCATCGCTCACGTCATACAACTCGATTGGATTTTCCTCTAACTCAATCCATTTGCAGCCTCCCCATAACCCTTCGGCCAACCGGTCCCCTTCGGTGGGAGCCGAACAACTTACGTTGGATCAAATCAAAGTGCTTCTCCCCAGTAATGCCCCcaaattcttgatttccaaatcaGGAAATTTGGACCGGCTTGTAAATAAGATGTTGCAACCCAACCCTTTTGAACGGATCACTGCCACACAAATCCTCGAAATGGAGGAGTGTATTACGATTGATAACATCCGTAAAGCCGGAGCCACCATTTACGAAGGAGAATTTGGTCCCATtaacgatgatgatgaataATTTAGAGTGTGTAAAGTAATAGACTTTAGATAAGACTTTGACTACCATTCAGGCTAGCCAATGCATCATATTTGCTTGTTCTAATGTATATTAAACAAATGCTATCATGTAAAATGACCATAATATAATAACGGAATAAATTATTGGACTTGAGAGTAGCCAGTGAAAGGATTGGCATTCTTGGATTTTAAGTAGTCGTCAGAAGCTTCTTGCCATGATCTGTTCAAGGTCGAAGGACCTGGAGCTGCAAACACTCTCACGGCTGCAAACAAAGCCACTCCACTGACCAACCCAGCCACGGTACCCCAAAACACCTTTGATCTGTCACCAGGTCCATAAAGAGGTTTTCTGGGCCCCCATTCTCCAAACGAAATATAATAAGCagccttcttttcttcggCCGACAACTGTTGCCATGGCAATTCCTGTCTGGACTTTAACTCATCTATTAAGGCAGTttgatcttcttttggTAAGGACTCCCATCTTTTGTCCAACTGGCCAACGTAAGCATTGGACAAAACTCTGGTGTTTGCCTTGGTCACGGTTGATTGACTACGAATAGTTAATCTCTGGATAGAATGACGAAACATGGTCTAAAATTCCGTTAGTATTGTGTCTCAAGTTTATCCACTTAGAATGTTGTTTTCTATCATCACCTGAGAAAACTTTCAGCGCTCATTGGGCAGGACAAGTATGGGCTCCGCACGACCAACCCGGCTCCCACGCCAATTGGTGTAACTCGTCCCAAAACATGGGGTTGGGTTCGTCAAGCGTGGAAGCGGTCAGATAGTGAGTCAGACAATGCGAGGAGGTGGCGGGTAAATTTGAGGAACGAGGGTCAATAAGTACGGGCGTTTAGAAGCAGGATTCTTGATAGGATGGTTTCGGTGTTTGGCGCCAGCACTCATATCTGGTTGCTTGAGAAGTGACCGCAGCCATTTGGCTGGATGGACACACCAGAACCAGTTGGAAAAGTGTTCAATTCATGTTGGGGATGGGCTTTTCATGTTGTTGTACTCACACCTTCAGAAGGGTGGAACGGGTCATACTTGTTCTGAAATGGCCGGAAAAGTGGGTCACCACAACGCCGGATACAAGGGCCTCCTATCCCGATATGGTGCATATGCCAGGTCAACGGGTGAATAGATAATAACACTCTAGTTCAACGTGATACATACCTTGTGTGTGTCTCGATGTTGagtgaaaaaaaatttgTGCGGTTTTCATTGGTAAGAGGCCTATGCGAGGGTCGTGCGCGGCCATGGACTGATTTTGATTATggggtgtttttggagacCGGTGATTGGAGAGATTGAAAGAGGTTAATATTAGAGAAAGGATCATTGAAGTAGGGATCAGAATAAAAGATAATTCAGACGAATATGTATTGGGTGTATATATATGGAGTGTAGagatgtggtggtggtgggatTGGTGGGTTATACTCGCGGCGGAAGGTGGCACCGCGGAGGGTGGTGGCACCGCGTAGTGTTGGAATCGCCCCGCGACCTAATAGTGCTGGGTgacctccaccaccgaccTCTTCAATTGACTGCTCACCTCACGCACTGTCACCTCCAAATCCGAATGCGTCTTCACGTACCGCACAAACTCGGCCACCGAACCCCCCACACCAAAGTAGTAGTTCTTGGCCCCCACCAACGCCTTGGCTCCTCGCGTtcttttcaccaactctATCACCATCGTACTCAACACCGGTAACGACTCGAGCGAATAGATGGTCTCGCACGTGACCACAAGATCGATGGCGGTGTGTTGAACGAGCTGAAGAAACCGCTCGCCCCAGCTGCCCGAAATTAGCACGAGCTCGACGTGGGATGCCGCCAAGTCTGTTTCGAATTCCGCTACCACCTCGGCAGTAATGCGAAATTCGCTCGCGGTAGGCTGCTTCCGTGCCACGTAccagttgatcaacaagttcgGCACCGTTACTAGACGAAGCACTTCGTAGTTGAAATCAGAAAGAATCAATTTTAAGGGAGCCGTCGATGTCGCCGTGAGACGGTGAAACAACACATAGCATGAGGGCAACGAGGTGCCGCTGCCCAATTCCACCACCGTATTGGCATCAGCATAATTTGTGTGTAGCTCGTCTATCATATCGAACGAGCACTCCCACACTTTGAACCCTCCTTCGTAGTaatttttcttcaagtccagGTCGTCcgcaagaagaagagatgcTAGTTCCTCGTTGTCTTCTGTCATTACCTGATGTTTTATGTCATACAATGCCCGTTTGTACACGATATTATTGTTGGGAGTACAAGCGGTCTCGAACGAGAGCGAGGTGCCGATAAGCAGTAATAAAAGGTTGCTGATGTCGGCGACTTTTGGAGACACCGCGTCAGTGGCAGGTGCTGGTGGTGCCGAGGATGTTGTGGGGGCAGTCACCACTCCCACGCTTTCTCCATTGAGGTCTTCTTCACTGAAACCAAACGTGAAAGACATGCTCATCGCTTGACTTCGGAGGATCACAGATGTAAGTGAGAACTGCCCGCGCACGACCATCGCCCCCAGACCCTTTTACCTATATAGTAGATTCTACTTCTGACACCCAAATTTCTTGGAGGAAGACCAGGCTGAGTGAGAGGTCAACAAAGTAGGGCATCCAGGCACCTGAGATATGTTCATTGGTATATTGGCTTGGGGATGGCACATATAACTGGATGCCAGGAACAACTTTTTCACCTTTTTTCCCCCCACCCCTCCAAGCACGGGCCTAGTTCTTCCGAACGGTTAAAACAAAAGGAGCTCCCCGATCATGTATACAACCGATGCTCCGACGATGCTCTACAGTGGCGGGGCACACGGACCTCCACCCCCAAACTTCCAAACTCCCAATCGCGCTCCAAATAAACCCCTTCAACCCTCTCAACCTCCCACCCTCAATAAACAGCAGATAATACCTACCGGTTCACCCTCGAGCTTATCGCGCTCCTTTAATCCGCCTTTTAAATATGACCTGCTGTCGATAGCCTCTGGCAACTCCGAGCGCCCGCCAGAGCCGCATGCAGGAGCCCACCGCGACTACTTCAATCGTGGTGAGCAAAGATTTAAATTTTACCTTACAAACCTAATTCTTTATCACATCTTATGCCCATGAGCTTCAGTTCACCGCAAAGTCAGCATACACATAGCCCCGACAGCCCGCTGTCTCCCAGCATACCCCCCAGCCTTGCTAGCGGTGAGGGTGATGCCAGCGTCGGTACGCCCCACCTGGCCATCTCCGGCCCCGCTGCCACCCATAACACATCTTCAGACACCAGCAAAAAAGTCctgttcaacaacctcGTCAGCCTTCCCACCTCATCCAACGAGTCTTCTGACGGCGAGGATGCCTACCACGACCACCAGGCCACTGACTCGCCCGATGACCTCGATCTACCTCAAAAACTTAAAAAGTATAACCTCCGTAAACTCCCATCTTATCCTTACAATGAGAGGATGCAAAAGACCAAAAGCATCGATTCCCAACTCTCGGACACTCTGTCGGTGTTGCCTGAGTTTAACAAGCGCCCGTTGACCGATACACCCATCGTTTCGGGAATGACAACCCCCGAACTTGCCAGTGACTACGATGTAGATAGTCCGCTGGCGCCAGACGAGGACCTCCACCCTGAGAACGAACAGGAGGCGGCCCAGCGCATCGAGCGCATGAAGAACATCTCCCACTTGAATCTCGCAGACTTGGGTAGGCTCAACGTGCTGTCTACGTCCTTGTCCCCCAACACCACGGCAGAGGGTACTCCAGCACCGGTGCCAGTGGCACCATCTGCACAAAGCCAGATGCGCCAGGAAGCAGTGGCTGGCACCAGGATCCGTGGCGTCAGTCCGGGGCCGGCCACCCTCCCGGTGGGACTGGCAGGCCTCGAATCTTTTTCCAAACTGACCCAGCAGCCACTCACAAAAGAGGCGTCCACCACCGCTTGTGCCGTCAGCGACAAAGTGGTGATGGACCGGCCTGCGCTCGAGATCCCCTACCAGctccaaaagaagtttgaaaaaacCGCATCGCTCGAGAAGCTCAAAACCCTTctcaccaaatccaaaatgAAAAAATCATACACCTCCATCAACATCCCGGGTCAGACGTCGTCCAAGACGTCGCCCGACGGCCGCATCGCGTCCGTCGACGTGGGCCTGAAGTTGGTTATTGTCATGGTAGGCCTCCCTGCCAGAGGAAAATCCTACATCACCAATAAACTCACCAGATATCTCAACTGGTTGCAACATGATTGCCGGGTGTTCAATGTCGGCAACACTCGGCGGTTGGACattgccaacaacaacggACCCGAAGATAAGCCGTTACCCGATACCCACACCCCCAATAATGAGATAAACTCTCCCGAACACCATGGAAACTCTCCCAAACTGCCTAACCACGACGCAGACTTCTTCAGCCCCGACAACCTGACATATACGGCTCTCCGGGAGAAGTGGGCAATGGACACGCTCGACCAGTTGCTCGACTGGGTGTTGAACGGCAACGGGTCGGTGGGGGTGTTTGATgccaccaactccaccaagaGAAGACGGCTGAGAGTCCTTAAACGGATCCAAGAACGCTCCAACGGtgagttgaaggtgttgttTCTTGAGTCCATCTGCACGGACCCTGCCATCATTGAGAGCAATATCCGCTTGAAGCTTTCGGGCCCTGACTACAAAAACATGGATCCAGAAGTTGCACTTAAGGACTTTGTAGGACGGTTGCACAACTATGAAAAGGCATACGAGCCCATTGACGAGGCAGAGGAGAAACTTCCTGGGTTTCAGTACGTCAAGATGATTGACGTGGGGAAGAAAGTGGTGAGTTACAATGTTCAGGGCTTTTTGGCGTCGCAGACCATCTATTTcctcttgaacttcaacttgtgTGAGCGACAAATCTGGATCACTCGCCACGGTGAAAGCGTCGATAACTTGAGTGGCCGCATTGGAGGCAACTCGCCGTTGACCAAGCGTGGTCATCGGTTCTCCAAGACGTTGGCTAAGTTCATGAACTTCCAGAGACAAGAGTTCCGCAAGAAACAGCTCAAGCAGTTTTCCGACCGGCTTGAGCTCAAGTACaacgacttgttgaagaagggACTTGGAGACTTcgacgaagatgacgataCCCTCAACCAGATCCCGTCCGAGCCCAATTTCTACGTGTGGACGTCGATGCTCACCCGAGCGATCGAGACGG
The sequence above is drawn from the Yamadazyma tenuis chromosome 3, complete sequence genome and encodes:
- the SWE1 gene encoding mitosis inhibitor protein kinase swe1 (BUSCO:EOG09260W9L; EggNog:ENOG503NUW3; COG:D), giving the protein MNYKRPSLTAGAASSKSDTSVKTPNPKKLKSRHFQPAPTVAPTGANTSDSIEFFTNNHFSRSFNSLILDDVDGTSSHKKINKSPPFNVKQDLYTNDLIDECVSDDTNIDTIIHHDSSTQYDDNDDYAVTAGFTATRPRLESSIKRSSKFLNLSIDSNINKKDFDMLELVDRKSGPVPENTPFLGSINDKLNFEFHKSTPKTEFHSNESTPAFPNKFKRPHQLISKSPSPHLKLKSSHTSLNKKPSNHDINSNRVSPILTNIKNNSLNKLFNLKPSSAKLRKTENSSPIKFEYYNVEDLMIDDSDSPSKNRKPSSGSTHSHLQQPHIQIYHDENVSSIPPQSHLQQPPVYATEMFDDKENEEKKSYQFVKPLQTAFKSTGLMKKSSLTNNTNKLPPETPIKKHPIMLFNDKPSFYDHENSSEISIEVGRNHVHNSSYNNSNDSTISLFKIQDEIRNSVKHVNIEDVNHMIDNEILETPTKSVKKSQSMPANFSPMSLYQDPSTPTVKRKTSQLVHNHTDAISRSAAKEEFSPDELQFKAQFVDKSTIDEHLNKKFGSHNIKYLSKGEFSIAFECNFDNQKFAIKRSKKPMIGKLEVKNIVREINALRALTSVKDNESVNLKEQEEGKEYLMYFIEAWEFNSYYYIMTEFCEGGTLFNFLQDNKNYKIDEFRVWKILIEILNGLKFIHMKNYLHLDLKPANIFITFEGSLKIGDFGLATKLPILEKDFDLEGDRNYIAPELINDKIYTPFADIFSVGLIILEIATNIVLPDNGTPWRKLRSGDLSDAGKLSSDNISDFLQHRNFSSLTSYNSIGFSSNSIHLQPPHNPSANRSPSVGAEQLTLDQIKVLLPSNAPKFLISKSGNLDRLVNKMLQPNPFERITATQILEMEECITIDNIRKAGATIYEGEFGPINDDDE
- the cox5 gene encoding Cytochrome c oxidase subunit 5B, mitochondrial (COG:C; EggNog:ENOG503P5Q4) codes for the protein MKTAQIFFHSTSRHTQVTPIGVGAGLTMFRHSIQRLTIRSQSTVTKANTRVLSNAYVGQLDKRWESLPKEDQTALIDELKSRQELPWQQLSAEEKKAAYYISFGEWGPRKPLYGPGDRSKVFWGTVAGLVSGVALFAAVRVFAAPGPSTLNRSWQEASDDYLKSKNANPFTGYSQVQ
- a CDS encoding protein-histidine N-methyltransferase (COG:S; EggNog:ENOG503NYCQ), which translates into the protein MSMSFTFGFSEEDLNGESVGVVTAPTTSSAPPAPATDAVSPKVADISNLLLSLIGTSLSFETACTPNNNIVYKRALYDIKHQVMTEDNEELASLLLADDSDLKKNYYEGGFKVWECSFDMIDELHTNYADANTVVELGSGTSLPSCYVLFHRLTATSTAPLKLILSDFNYEVLRLVTVPNLLINWYVARKQPTASEFRITAEVVAEFETDLAASHVELVLISGSWGERFLQLVQHTAIDLVVTCETIYSLESLPVLSTMVIELVKRTRGAKALVGAKNYYFGVGGSVAEFVRYVKTHSDLEVTVREVSSQLKRSVVEVTQHY